In Mycobacterium sp. Aquia_213, the sequence GGATGCCGGAAGTGGCCGTCGGGATCCCATCGGTTATCCACTCGGCCTTGTTGCCCGCGCTGATCGGGGCCTCGCATGCGGGCTGGCTATTGCTGACCGGCGAGACGATCGACGCGGAGACGGCGGCCGGTTGGGGGCTTGTCCATGAGGTCGTCGCCCCCGAAGAACTCGACCGTCGCATCGCCGACCTCACGACGAAACTCAGTGGCTTCGGCACGTCCGCGGTCCGCCAACAAAAGCGCCTGCTCAACAAATGGTTCGACATGACCGTTCATGGGGCGATCGAGGACAGCGTCGAGCAGTTCGGTCTGGCATTCCTGACCGGCGAGCCCCAGCAGCACATGCGGGCGTTCCTCTCCCGCAAGCGCGACAAGAGTTAGTCCCCGCGTCCGCTGACCGTGGGTGTGCCGTGGTCAAGGTTGTTGCGGCACTCGTTCCGAAAAACTAAGGTAAGCCTAAGCTTATGGAGACGGTGAGTCTCGCGCGCGACGACAACGGGAGCGATCATGACTTCTCAACCGGAATTCTCGCTGGTTGTCGGCTACGGCAGTGACATGGGCAATGCCGAGGATGCCGCCATGACGTTTGCCGAAGCGGTCGAAGAGGCCCTCGGCATCAGCGCCGCCGCAATCGAACTCAACCAGGTCGAGCCGGCCGACCTGCAGTCGGCGACTCACTTCGTCGTCGTGTGTTCGACGTGGGGCGAGGGCGAGTTCCCGGACAACGCCTCGTTGTTCTGGGAGGCGATCAGCGCCGAGGGGGCCGAGCGGCTTGAGCATTTGAGGTTCGCGGTGCTTGCCCTCGGTGACACCGGATACGAGCAGTTCTGCAACGCTGGGCGGCTCCTCGACGAGCAACTGGGCGCCCTGGGCGGCATCCGGCTGATGGACCGAGTCGATGTCGACGGCGTCTATGTGGCCGAGGCCGAGGCGTGGACGAACGATCTCGTCAAGCTGCTGGTGGCCGGCCGCACCGATCCCGCCCCCGCGGTGGTCGTCAGCGTGCCGGAGGTGCTCCCGGCCGACAATGCCGAACAGGCCCGCCGCGATCGCAGTCAACCGCTTTTTGATGCGCGCATCGTGGTCAACCGACTGCTCACCACAGCCGAGTCCGACAAGGAGGTCCGCCACTACGAGGTGGACCTGTTCGGTTCCGGGATCGCTTACGACACAGGCGATTCCATCGCTGTGCATGCCAGCAACGATCCGATCCTCGTCAACGCGATCCTGAGCGAGCTCGGCGTGGGCGCCGACCATGCCGTCATGGGCTATGACGAGCGGCTCGGGACGCTGCTCGCCGATCACCTGGAGATCCGGACACCGTCGCGAGCGCTGCAGACATTGGTCGCCTCCCGAACTCCGGACGCGGCCAGCGCGCTGGGCCCCGAAGCCGTTGCCGGGCCGGGCTCTTGGTGGTACGGCAAGGACGTGCTCGACCTGATCAGGCTGGGCGAGCTGACCGTCGATGAAGTCGTCGACACCCTGCGCCCACTTCAGTCGCGCGACTATTCGATCGCGTCGAGCCCGCTGGTGCATCCCGACCAGGTGCACCTGACGGTGGCGTCGGTGCGCTACACGGTCGGAGATCGCCGGCATGGCGGCGTGGCCTCGACTTTCCTGGCGGACCGCGGCGACACGGTACGGGTTCACCTGCGGCCCAACCATTCCTTCCGCCTGCCCGCGGCCGACGTGCCCATCATCATGATCGGTCCGGGCACCGGCATTGCACCGTTTCGCGGGTTCCTGCAGGAACGGCAGGCCGTCGGCGCGTCGGGCCGCGCGTGGTTGTTCTTCGGGGACCGCCGGCGCGGCTGCGATTACCTCTACGGCGACGAGCTCGACGCGTTCGTCGCGTCCGGCACCCTCACCCGACTCGACTGCGCGTTCTCCCGTGACGGGGCGGCCGGAGACCCGAAACAGTATGTGCAGCACCGCATGTGGGAGAACTCAGCGGATATCTTCAGCTGGCTACAGGACGGCGCATACGTGTACGTGTGCGGGGACGCCGAACGAATGGCCAAGGACGTCGACGCGGCCCTGCGCGGCATTGTGGCCCGCGGCGGCGGAATGGACGACGCCGCCGCGCACGCGTATGTCAACGAGCTGATGAAGAACCATCGCTATCTGCGCGACGTTTACTGATCAGTCGCCGCTGAGCGCCCGGATGCGCGCGGCCAGCACCTCGGTCCACTCGGCGAGGTAGTGATCGTCGGGCACTCGCGTCTCGGACTGATGAAACAGGCAGGTCGCGAAGCGGGCACCGAGGACACCGTTCACGCCGAGCGCGGCCAAAATCTTGGCCTGTTGTTGCGCGATCGTGGGTGCCCAGGCGGTAATCCACTCTGCCAGTTCGGCATTGAGGGTATCGACGAGGGCGGCATAGGCGGTGTCCAGGCGGGCGGATCGACCCGCGGAGGTGCGCGCTGCGATCTGCAGGAGTTCGATTTCTTCGTCGATGACCGAGAGCAAGTACCTGCCCAGGACGGTCAACTCGGCGTGCATGTCGCCGAGGCCCGCGAAAAGGCTGCGAATGTCGTGCATGGCGTGGCGGCGGTCCAGCTGGCGATCGATGCCGGCGTTCAGCAGCTCTTCTTTGGATTTGAAATGGTGATACAGGGCTCCAGAGCCGGCTGCCAAGCCGGCGGCGGCTTCAATCTGGGAGACACTGGTCGCATCGAATCCCTTGGCACTGAAAAGCCGCATGGCCTCGCCGACCAGCCGGTCCCGTGTTGACGCGGGTGTCGTCATTGACCCCTCCAAAGTGATCACTTACCTTGTACAAGGTACCACTTTAATAGCCAGGATTGGGTGAAGGCCGAATGCCGCATCACGACGGCCCGCTCCCGCAGGGCAGGATCCACCGCACCATGCCGTTGGTGGGCTTCACCGCGAGGGCCGCCGGCGGCCGACTTGTCGCGGGATTGCGAGAGCGCGCGGGGGACGACGGCGCGGTCGAACGGTTCCACGAACGCACCGCCGAGCGCTACACCGAATTACTCGGGCATTCCAAGGGTGTCCTGATGAAGCTCGGCCAGATCATGTCGATGATCGACACCCGTGCGCTGGGCACGGGCGGGTTCTGGCCATATCAGAGAGCCATGAGCCGGCTGCAGGCCGACGCTCCGCCGATGCATCCCGACCTGGTTCGTGAAGTCCTCGACGCCGAACTCGGTTCAGCCGTCCACCAGTTCGCGGACTTCACCGATGAGCCGATCGCTGCCGCGTCGATCGGTCAAGTGCACCGCGCGGTCTTGCACGACGGTCGCCAGGTTGCCGTCAAGATCCAGTACCCCGGTGTGGGTCAGGCAATCCGCGATGATCTGGCCAATACGGAGTTGCTGGCGACGTTTGTGCGGTTCTTCACGTCGGCGTCGGGAGTGAAGCCGGATGTGCGGTCGGTGGCGCGCGAGGCGGCGCGGCGGATTTCCGAAGAGATCGACTATCGTCACGAGGCAGCCAGCATTGCGGCGTTCGGTGAACTCTATCGGGGCCACCCGTTTATCCGAGTTCCCGACGTCATTCCCGGCGCGTCCACCGATCGGGTGCTGACGATGACCTACCTCGACGGGATGGACTGGGCGCAAGCACAACAGGCCGATCAGGATCTGAAAAACAGCTGGGCAGAGGCCATCCTGCGTTTCAGCCAAGGAAATTTCCGGCACGCGAACCTGCTGCACGCCGACCCCCACCCAGGGAACTACCGATTCAGCAATGATGGCACCGTCGGTTTCGTCGACTACGGCTGCGTGAAGGTCCTGCCCGAACGGCAGCGCTGGCTCTGGGTCGCCATGATGCGCGCCTTGATCGAGCGCCGCAAACTCGACTACCGCGACCTCATGGTGCAGGCCGGCTTCCTCACCGCCGACTCCGACCTGACCGCTGATGAGCTACATCTCTGGCAGTCGGAAATGCTCTATGAGGTCATCGCGGCGCCCCAGCCGGCCACCTACACGCCCGAGACGATGGCACGCACCATGCACGGCTTGCTCGACCTGCGTAACGTCGACCATCCCCTGAACCGCATGCGCGCGCCCGACGATTACGTGTTCAGCCCACGCCTCCAACTCGCCATCTTCAGTGTGTGCGTTGGCCTGCGTGCGACCCTGCCGGCCCGGTCGATCATCGACGACATGGACGGCGTAGCGAAGCCGGTGACTGAAATGGGCAAGCTGCACCACGCCTGGGTCCGCGAGCGCCGTCTCCCGTCGGCATTGGGCCGCCATGACCATCCCTGACATCCCTGACATCCCGGCGACGGCACGGTTGCCGTGGGACGCGGCGGACCCTTTCTCATACTACGAACACCGACGACGCCGTGAGGGCGACGTGGTCTGGGAACACGGGATGAGGGCGTGGCTAGTCCTCGGCTATCAGCCCGTGCAACAGATCCTCTCCGGTGCCGGCTGGACGAGTAGCCCGTTGGCGAACGCCAACACCCGGGATGTCCTTCCGGCCGTCGATCGAGATACGTTGCGCAGCAACATCTTATTCAACGACGGCGCGGATCATCAGCGGCTGCGCGATTCGGTTCGCGACGTCTTCACTCCCGCATTTATCGCTGGTCTCCACGAAGGCATCGAAGCGATCGCGACGGAAACGATCGACCTCATACCCGCCGGAGTCGAGTTCGACTTCATGACCGAAATCGCATCACCGCTACCGATCGCTGTCGTCGCGGCCTGGATGGGTCTCGATGTCGACACGGCGCGGCTGCTCGGTGAAGAATCGCCGGCGATCAGCCGGATGATCAATGACGTCGGGGACACCAGCGCCGTCGAAGCCGGAACAGCGGCCTTCGCGGCGCTGCTCGCCGAGCTTCTCCCGCTGGCGGCCGACCGCCGTACCCACCGCCGCGACGACCTGCTCGGTTATATCGCGGCCGACCCGAACCTCGAACTCGACGACGTCGTCACCACCGCGGCGATCATCGGTGTCGCCGGACATCAGACAACAGCAAACCTGCTGGGCGCAGCCATGATTCGCCTCTTGAAGCCCAGGCCCAACGGTGTGCGTCCGGTCGACACCATCGACACGGTCGACGATCGACTTGTCAGCGAGTTGCTGCGCCTTGACGGACCCGTGCAAGCGGTGGCGCGCACCGCCACGCTTGACCAGATTGTGGGCGGTGTTGCCATCCATGCCGGCGAACCGGCCGTCGCCGTCATCGCCGCTGCGAACCGCGATCCGGAGGTATTTAGCTGGCCCACCAGGCTTCAAGTGGACCGTCCCGGACCCGCGCCGCTGACGTTCGGCTTCGGATCGCACTACTGCCTGGGCGCCGCGCTCGCCCGACTGGAAATTGCCGTTGCGCTGCAACATATCCTGGCGCGCCGCCCGGTGCTTTGTGGCGATCCGATTTGGCAGGCCACCCCGGGTCTTCGCGGACCAGTACGCGTGTCGATTGCCTTCGAGGACGGCTAAAACCTGTGTGCTGTCGCCGGCGTCGAAGTCAATGTTCTTGAAGTGCAGAATAATTGAGGCACACGGTGGTGCCGTCAGGGTCAGCGTTGATGGTGCAGTGGTCCGCCAAGGCATGCATCAACATGATGCCGCGCGACGCGCGAGGGTCCCGAGGTTGATGCGGCGAAGGGCGATGCCAGGTTCCGCGATCGCTGACGCACACGCTGATGGTCTGTGCGGCGGGGTCGTAGCCGGCCTGAAGTCTCATGGTGCCGACCGCATGCTGGGCGCTGTAGGCGTGTTCAACGCAGTTGGCCAGAGCTTCGTTGACGCCGAGAATGATGTCCCCGCTGACCTCTGGCGACGCGTGTGGCAGCTCCCGCAACCAGCTTTGCAGGGTATGGCGCAACTGGCACGCGGTCGCGGCATCAGCCGCGCCCGCACAACTCAGTTGCACCGCGGAAACCGGGGGAACCTCAACGCTCATAAGCCCTCGCATACCCCGTCGATCCCGGAAAAAACCAAGGCCGCGTATCGCTTTCACCACAGATGAATAGACGCGCTGAGACCCGTTGGAAATCGCAAGGCTAGCGACGTGGTGGGAGCTGCACGATCCGGACGAAGAAGTTGTCGATCTGGCGGATAGCGGCCATGTACTGGTCGAGGTCGACAGGCTTGGTGACGTAGGCATTGGCGTGCAGGTTGTAGCTGTGCAAGACATCTTCTTGCTCCGACGACGTGGTGAGTACGACGATCGGGATGTCTTGCAGGTCAGGGTCTGATTTGACGGTTTGCAAGACCTGGCGGCCGTTGAATTTGGGCAGGTTGAGATCCAACAAGATGAGATCGGGCCTTGGCGCGTCGCGGAATTCGCCACGCCGGTAGAGGAAATCCAATCCCTCGGCCCCATCACGGGCGACGTGGAGATTGTTGGCGATCTTGTGATGCTCGAACGCTTCTCGCGTGATCAACTCATCGCCGGGGTCGTCTTCGACGAGCAGGACGTCTATCGGATGAGGCGATGTCATCGGGGGGATCCACCTTCCGGGCGGGCGACGTTCAAGGAACGTGTCTTGAAAGGTGGAGTACCCCTTGGCAATAGGTACTAATCAGGCTGTAGCGCGTTGCTCATGTGACGTTAACCTACTGTCCGGCAACAGCATCCATCGGCGGTCCATCACCGTGTGCAACGTTGCGATGGGCCAGGCTGGTCGCGAGTGCTTTATTGCCCTGGACGGTCCCAACGATATCCACCGCATCGTTGACCGTGAAATGTGAAGTGACAGTGAGGGGTTTGCTGCCGTTTCCGGTGATCACGGTGGTGTCCGGGGTGAGCAAATAGGTTTGGGTGTACCCGCTGGCGCTGCGCGCGGTTACCGAGTCCGCCGACACCGCGATTAGGATTCCCTCCTGGCTCACCGGCTGCGGGGCCGATTCGTGAGCCTCCTCGGAGATCATATGGCTTGGTGCGCTTGAATTTTCGATGTCAATTCCGGTAATCGCCAGCGCCGCGAAGCTCGCCGCACACAACAGTGAAATGGGCGCGGCGACACCCAGTGATCGGGGTCGCTTGAGCGATCCGGTCATTCGGTGCTTGGCGCCCACGATCAGTCCTTCTTTCGCGGTCCGGCGCAGACGGTTCTCGACGCCTCCCGAGGCAGATCCGTTGAGTGGTAGTTACCCGACGCGCCGAGCGGGTAAACCCGGGCGCACCGAAGGGGGTCAGCTCGCGTTGAGCGTCGGACAGTCTTGGTAGCGCGCCGCGTCGATGAATGCGTCGGCACGTTCGGCGGCCTCGTCGTCATCCACACCGGTCAGGTCCGAATTGTTGGCCTTTTCGGCCGTACTGACGATCTGCTGGCGTGTCCAGCCTTGTGACAGGGCGGCGCATATCGTCTTTTCCGTCTGGTTTCGATGGTTCGGCCAGTCGGGCAGGAAGGTGACCTGGTCGGCGTGAGCCCTGGCGACGGTGTCAGGCATCGCGGCCACACCTATCAGCGGAATCATCAGCGAAACTCCGCACAGCAACTTCTTCATGGCCGCCGACCGTACGTACGTTAACCGGGAGTTTGCTGTGCTGTCACTGTGTGGCCAGCTGCGTTCTTTGCCTGGCAGAGTCGACGCAAGAAATGACAGCCGTCGCCTTTTGCATCAACCCCACCGGGGTTGTGGTGCTGGATTGAGCCGACGACCGCGGCGCGGCCAGCGGAAACGCAGCCGGCATGTCCGCCGCCATCCGGCGGTGTTGACCGAAACTTGCGACACTCGCAAACTGGTTGATATGCGCGACCGCGAGACGATCGACTCCGAATTGCGGCGCGCCGCGCTAAGGCGTCAATCGCTCCGCCGGCAGGGCCGTCAACCGTCGTCGCGAGAGGCCGACGAACTGCTCGACGAACTCCTGGCCCACAGCTCAGGGGCGCCGCACGCCGACGCCGTGACGGCGCCGGAAATCGAGTTGTTCGTCCCCGACACCTGGTTGCGCGAAACCCCCACCCGCACCGCGCCTCGCCGACGCAAGGGTGGGCTGCACCGCGTGGGCCTGCTCGCGGCATTGCCGCTATCCCTGGTCGCCGTTTTCGCCGCGGTGGTGATGATGTTCGGTGTGCACCACCAGGATTCATCGGCGCAGCAGCCGGATGGGCAGCAAACCGATAACCCGCCGTCGGCCGCTGCGCCCAAGTCGTTAGCGCCGAAAGCGCCCGCTGCGCGGGTCGACGTTGCCGACGCGGTGCTCGTTGATGCGTTGAAGCACGAAGGCGTGCCGGTTCCCAGTCAGGAATACGTGACGGCCCAAGGCCATGCCGTCTGCGACTTCCTGGCCCAGCATCGCAGTTTCGCGGATGCGGTCGGATTCGTGCAGCGATCGTCGATTTGGGACGCCAACCAAAGCGCCGACGTCACCGCGGGTGCCATCGTCGCGTACTGCCCGCAGTCTCAACCCTCCACCGCGGACCAGCTGCAGCCGGCCTATCAGAACACGCTCTCCGATCTGCAGGCGATCGAAGGAAAACTGCAAGGCATCCAAGACGATCTGCACGGTATCCAGGGCGGTCTGGACGCCATCCCGGGCCACTCGTAAACCGGGTCATCGCCGACAGCAATACTGCGTCGAGCCTCCTGTCAGGATTGAACTCACCCGACGGGCCCGCGGGCGGGTGGCAAAAACCCGTCCTAGCTGCGAAAGCGCATCACTCGAGGTGCCCGCAGATGTCTGCAACCGTCGGCGAATTGTGGGCACAAAGGATTGCCTCGACATCCTGGCGATCATCAAATGGGCCGCAAGGATCGTCGCTTACGGCCTCGATAGAGCTGATATAGATTCACTGCCGCTAAGAACATAACGAACAATGGAATAAATGGAGGTTTTATCCCTAGGGGCAGTACGTTTGCCGGCACTTCCGGCCGCAAATGCACGTAACTCGCAATCCCCATATTGACGATCAGTCCGGCTGAGGCGACGAACACGATCGGCGTATAAAGATTCGGGATCCGCTGTCTGAAGCAGGACGCCAAAAGCAGGCCGAGGCCAATGGACATTTCTCCGGCTTTACCCATTGGGATGCTGAATCGCGGCAGGCCACTCTTGGTTATCTGGACATCGAACATCGTACGAAAAGGCTCAAATAATTTCAAGAACCCAAATAAGAACATGAACACACCCAGAAACATCGAATTATATTTTAAGATCTCGTTTTCTTTGGTTTGCTTCACAAGTTCCTCTCTTTGTGTCGGCTCTATTTCTGCCGAGGTGCATCCATGCCGTCTAGCTGGTTCGGTTCGGCCACACCACGTCCAACGTTGGGCGCGGCATGGTGCGGCGTCGCTCACCGTGCTTCCGGGTGGTCGGTCAGATACCTGATGAAGCCGACCACGTCGTCGGGAACGAGCCGTCCGATCGCCCCGGTCGAGTAGACGGCGAGGCGCACCGTCCCATCCGGTGCCAGGATGACGCCGGTCGATTGCAAATAGTGCGGATCGTCGTTGACGTAGGCACCTATTGCCGCGGCGATCTTGTCGGCGTCGGCGCTGTGGCCGACCGGAAAGCGCAGCTTGCGCTTGGCGACCAGCGCTG encodes:
- a CDS encoding TetR/AcrR family transcriptional regulator, which produces MTTPASTRDRLVGEAMRLFSAKGFDATSVSQIEAAAGLAAGSGALYHHFKSKEELLNAGIDRQLDRRHAMHDIRSLFAGLGDMHAELTVLGRYLLSVIDEEIELLQIAARTSAGRSARLDTAYAALVDTLNAELAEWITAWAPTIAQQQAKILAALGVNGVLGARFATCLFHQSETRVPDDHYLAEWTEVLAARIRALSGD
- a CDS encoding response regulator, yielding MTSPHPIDVLLVEDDPGDELITREAFEHHKIANNLHVARDGAEGLDFLYRRGEFRDAPRPDLILLDLNLPKFNGRQVLQTVKSDPDLQDIPIVVLTTSSEQEDVLHSYNLHANAYVTKPVDLDQYMAAIRQIDNFFVRIVQLPPRR
- a CDS encoding ABC1 kinase family protein yields the protein MPHHDGPLPQGRIHRTMPLVGFTARAAGGRLVAGLRERAGDDGAVERFHERTAERYTELLGHSKGVLMKLGQIMSMIDTRALGTGGFWPYQRAMSRLQADAPPMHPDLVREVLDAELGSAVHQFADFTDEPIAAASIGQVHRAVLHDGRQVAVKIQYPGVGQAIRDDLANTELLATFVRFFTSASGVKPDVRSVAREAARRISEEIDYRHEAASIAAFGELYRGHPFIRVPDVIPGASTDRVLTMTYLDGMDWAQAQQADQDLKNSWAEAILRFSQGNFRHANLLHADPHPGNYRFSNDGTVGFVDYGCVKVLPERQRWLWVAMMRALIERRKLDYRDLMVQAGFLTADSDLTADELHLWQSEMLYEVIAAPQPATYTPETMARTMHGLLDLRNVDHPLNRMRAPDDYVFSPRLQLAIFSVCVGLRATLPARSIIDDMDGVAKPVTEMGKLHHAWVRERRLPSALGRHDHP
- a CDS encoding ATP-binding protein; its protein translation is MQLSCAGAADAATACQLRHTLQSWLRELPHASPEVSGDIILGVNEALANCVEHAYSAQHAVGTMRLQAGYDPAAQTISVCVSDRGTWHRPSPHQPRDPRASRGIMLMHALADHCTINADPDGTTVCLNYSALQEH
- a CDS encoding redoxin domain-containing protein, translating into MSRLNYGQPFPPLDVPAVGGGTISLPGDLAGSYGVILIYRGSWCPYCNAQLGAFSRALDTLSELSVKVVALSVDHEDTSAALVAKRKLRFPVGHSADADKIAAAIGAYVNDDPHYLQSTGVILAPDGTVRLAVYSTGAIGRLVPDDVVGFIRYLTDHPEAR
- a CDS encoding DUF732 domain-containing protein codes for the protein MRDRETIDSELRRAALRRQSLRRQGRQPSSREADELLDELLAHSSGAPHADAVTAPEIELFVPDTWLRETPTRTAPRRRKGGLHRVGLLAALPLSLVAVFAAVVMMFGVHHQDSSAQQPDGQQTDNPPSAAAPKSLAPKAPAARVDVADAVLVDALKHEGVPVPSQEYVTAQGHAVCDFLAQHRSFADAVGFVQRSSIWDANQSADVTAGAIVAYCPQSQPSTADQLQPAYQNTLSDLQAIEGKLQGIQDDLHGIQGGLDAIPGHS
- a CDS encoding diflavin oxidoreductase; amino-acid sequence: MTSQPEFSLVVGYGSDMGNAEDAAMTFAEAVEEALGISAAAIELNQVEPADLQSATHFVVVCSTWGEGEFPDNASLFWEAISAEGAERLEHLRFAVLALGDTGYEQFCNAGRLLDEQLGALGGIRLMDRVDVDGVYVAEAEAWTNDLVKLLVAGRTDPAPAVVVSVPEVLPADNAEQARRDRSQPLFDARIVVNRLLTTAESDKEVRHYEVDLFGSGIAYDTGDSIAVHASNDPILVNAILSELGVGADHAVMGYDERLGTLLADHLEIRTPSRALQTLVASRTPDAASALGPEAVAGPGSWWYGKDVLDLIRLGELTVDEVVDTLRPLQSRDYSIASSPLVHPDQVHLTVASVRYTVGDRRHGGVASTFLADRGDTVRVHLRPNHSFRLPAADVPIIMIGPGTGIAPFRGFLQERQAVGASGRAWLFFGDRRRGCDYLYGDELDAFVASGTLTRLDCAFSRDGAAGDPKQYVQHRMWENSADIFSWLQDGAYVYVCGDAERMAKDVDAALRGIVARGGGMDDAAAHAYVNELMKNHRYLRDVY
- a CDS encoding cytochrome P450 — protein: MTIPDIPDIPATARLPWDAADPFSYYEHRRRREGDVVWEHGMRAWLVLGYQPVQQILSGAGWTSSPLANANTRDVLPAVDRDTLRSNILFNDGADHQRLRDSVRDVFTPAFIAGLHEGIEAIATETIDLIPAGVEFDFMTEIASPLPIAVVAAWMGLDVDTARLLGEESPAISRMINDVGDTSAVEAGTAAFAALLAELLPLAADRRTHRRDDLLGYIAADPNLELDDVVTTAAIIGVAGHQTTANLLGAAMIRLLKPRPNGVRPVDTIDTVDDRLVSELLRLDGPVQAVARTATLDQIVGGVAIHAGEPAVAVIAAANRDPEVFSWPTRLQVDRPGPAPLTFGFGSHYCLGAALARLEIAVALQHILARRPVLCGDPIWQATPGLRGPVRVSIAFEDG